One region of Rubinisphaera margarita genomic DNA includes:
- a CDS encoding cytochrome-c peroxidase, whose protein sequence is MVSPIRRNLLSVAVVFAVATLGQSAIANEPVKPPKDLSKEQVKEIAEELSDEVLLGNGELTQGIPGSGPLTMEQIKAWISRDDVHKPLKVELPLGLNVARIPDGVLDANPLTRAKIELGRQLYFDTRLSVDNSISCASCHDPDVGYARETQFGVGIQGLTGNRNSPTSYNRILSTAQFWDGRAASLEEQAVGPIANPIEMGNTHEVCVKTVGDIPGYVAQFEKVFPKEGVTIETIGKAIASFERVIVTGPSPYDYYERLKPFLNFTSEDLEDDPDLKEEYDAVMAELEANPMSESAIRGRNLFFSERVNCAACHVGANLTDEKFHNIGVGMDQPNPDLGRFAVTGDEKDKGAFKTPTIRNVALTAPYMHDGSQKTLMEVVEHYAKGGVPNPWLSDKIEKINLTQQEKEDLVAFMEACTGDLQIVERGRLPQ, encoded by the coding sequence ATGGTCAGTCCGATCCGTCGGAACCTGCTTTCTGTTGCAGTTGTTTTCGCAGTCGCCACTCTGGGGCAGAGTGCAATCGCTAATGAACCGGTCAAACCACCGAAGGACCTTTCGAAGGAACAGGTCAAGGAGATCGCCGAAGAACTGTCGGACGAAGTTCTGCTCGGCAATGGCGAACTTACACAAGGAATTCCCGGCTCCGGTCCGTTGACCATGGAGCAGATCAAAGCCTGGATCAGTCGGGACGATGTTCACAAGCCACTCAAGGTCGAACTGCCACTCGGTTTGAATGTCGCCCGGATTCCGGACGGGGTTCTGGATGCCAACCCGCTCACGCGGGCCAAAATCGAACTCGGGCGTCAGCTCTATTTCGATACCCGACTCTCGGTCGATAACTCGATCAGCTGTGCCAGCTGTCACGATCCCGATGTCGGCTATGCCCGTGAAACGCAGTTTGGCGTCGGCATTCAGGGGCTGACCGGCAACCGAAACTCGCCGACCAGCTACAACCGCATTCTCAGCACTGCTCAGTTCTGGGATGGGCGAGCCGCCTCGCTGGAAGAACAGGCCGTCGGCCCGATTGCTAATCCGATCGAAATGGGCAATACGCACGAAGTCTGCGTGAAGACCGTCGGCGATATTCCTGGCTACGTCGCTCAGTTCGAAAAGGTCTTCCCGAAGGAAGGCGTGACGATCGAAACGATCGGCAAAGCGATTGCCTCTTTTGAACGTGTCATCGTGACTGGCCCTTCGCCGTATGATTACTACGAACGCCTCAAGCCGTTTCTGAACTTCACTTCGGAAGATCTTGAAGACGATCCGGATCTGAAGGAAGAATACGACGCGGTCATGGCCGAACTGGAAGCCAATCCGATGTCGGAATCGGCAATTCGCGGCCGCAACCTGTTCTTCAGTGAACGGGTCAACTGCGCCGCCTGCCACGTGGGGGCCAACCTGACCGATGAGAAGTTCCACAATATCGGCGTGGGCATGGACCAGCCGAACCCGGACCTCGGCCGCTTTGCCGTCACCGGCGATGAGAAAGACAAGGGAGCGTTCAAAACGCCGACCATTCGCAACGTCGCCCTCACGGCTCCGTACATGCACGACGGCAGCCAGAAGACACTGATGGAAGTGGTCGAGCATTACGCCAAGGGAGGCGTGCCCAATCCCTGGCTGAGCGACAAGATCGAGAAGATCAACCTGACCCAGCAGGAGAAGGAAGACCTTGTCGCCTTCATGGAAGCCTGCACCGGCGACCTGCAAATCGTCGAACGCGGCCGCCTGCCTCAGTAA
- the argJ gene encoding bifunctional glutamate N-acetyltransferase/amino-acid acetyltransferase ArgJ: MSKTPSLFLPNGFTTAGISCGIKSRASARDLALFHSSAPCVAAGVFTTNAVCGAPVQVSRSRLPSDQVRAVIINAGNANACTGDEGLENARTMTAALAEQIGCAPEAVLVCSTGVIGVPLPIEKVQAGIPKLVAEQGDSSVHVQQVAEAMMTTDTHPKIVSRRVDLETGSVTITGVCKGAAMIAPNMATMLAVIMTDVELTEAQAEELLPTAVNSSFNCISVEGHTSTSDSVLLMANGKADVRLADRGDVAQFQAALSAVCAELAQKIVRDAEGAEHFITVDVEGARSYEDAEKIARTVADDVLVKTAITGNDPNWGRIVSACGRTGCVDSEADVSLAINNQAVFKQGKPVDFNETTVSNAMKTGEVVIDITLKYGGGRWRIWTCDLTTEYVRLNSEYTT, from the coding sequence ATGAGCAAGACGCCATCCCTGTTTCTGCCGAACGGATTCACCACGGCCGGCATTTCCTGCGGCATCAAATCCAGAGCGTCTGCCCGAGATCTGGCTCTCTTTCATTCTTCGGCTCCCTGCGTGGCTGCGGGCGTCTTCACCACGAACGCCGTTTGCGGTGCTCCGGTTCAGGTTTCGCGCTCGCGACTTCCATCCGATCAGGTCCGAGCCGTGATCATCAACGCCGGCAACGCAAACGCATGCACGGGCGACGAAGGACTCGAAAACGCCCGCACGATGACAGCGGCGCTGGCCGAACAGATTGGGTGTGCCCCAGAAGCTGTGCTCGTCTGTTCCACGGGAGTGATTGGCGTTCCTCTGCCGATTGAGAAGGTGCAGGCCGGCATTCCGAAACTGGTTGCCGAACAGGGTGACTCCAGCGTGCATGTGCAGCAGGTCGCGGAAGCGATGATGACGACAGATACGCATCCGAAGATTGTCAGTCGCCGTGTGGACCTCGAAACGGGCAGCGTGACCATCACCGGCGTCTGCAAAGGAGCAGCCATGATCGCTCCCAACATGGCGACGATGCTCGCCGTCATTATGACCGATGTCGAACTGACGGAGGCACAGGCCGAGGAGTTGCTGCCCACCGCAGTGAATAGTTCCTTCAATTGCATCAGTGTCGAAGGCCATACGAGTACCAGCGACTCTGTTCTGCTCATGGCGAATGGCAAAGCCGATGTTCGTCTCGCAGATCGCGGCGACGTCGCTCAGTTCCAGGCCGCCCTTTCCGCCGTGTGCGCGGAACTTGCTCAGAAGATCGTTCGCGATGCCGAAGGAGCCGAACACTTTATCACGGTCGATGTCGAAGGCGCCCGCAGTTACGAGGACGCTGAAAAGATCGCCCGCACGGTCGCTGATGATGTGCTCGTGAAAACAGCGATCACCGGCAACGATCCGAACTGGGGCCGCATTGTTTCCGCCTGCGGCCGCACCGGCTGCGTCGATTCCGAAGCCGACGTCTCGCTGGCGATCAACAATCAGGCCGTCTTCAAGCAGGGCAAACCGGTCGACTTCAACGAGACCACCGTCTCGAACGCGATGAAAACCGGCGAAGTCGTGATCGACATCACCCTCAAATACGGCGGCGGCCGCTGGCGAATCTGGACCTGCGACCTGACCACGGAATACGTGCGGCTGAACTCCGAATACACCACGTAG